CATTATCAAATTGATGAAAATGCTATTCAGTTAGTATGGGATGCCATCGCCCTCCATACGACAATCGGAGTTGCTGAGCATAAAGAAAATGAAGTGGCATTGCTCTATGCAGGGGTAGGGCTCGATGTGATGGGAGAAGGCTATTATAATTTGACTGATGAAGAACGCAAAGCCATTATAAAAGCATTTCCACGGAATCAATTTAAAAAAGAAATTTTGCCAGCCTTTTTTGAAGGATTTAGACATAAGCCTGAAACAACATTTGGCAATATAAAATCGGATGTCTGTGCACTATATATTCCAGACTATAAACCTAAAAATTTTTGTGATTGCGTATTGCACTCACCTTGGACTGAATAAATTAAGCGTAGATAAGGGGGATAAATAGATGTTAAAACTTGCACAAAAGAAAATTCGACATGAAGCATTACAACATAAAATTGTATCAGCTCAAGAGGCCGCATCTTGGATAAAAGATGGCATGTTATTAGGAATGAGTGGCTTTACACGGGCGGGTGATGCAAAAATAGTACCACTAGCACTTGTAGAAAAAGCAAAAACGGAAAAATTCCAAGTGGACGTTTATACAGGAGCATCACTTGGTCCAGAGGTGGATCAACTGATGGCTGAAGCAGGGATTATTCGTAAGCGTGCACCTTATCAAGGTGATCCAGCTATTCGCCAACTAATAAATAGTGGAGAAGTATTGTATACAGATGCCCATGTATCGCATAATGCCGAATTAATTCGCCAAGGAATCGTTGGGCCGATTGATTATGCGATTATTGAGGCTACTGCGATTACTGAGGATGGCTTGCTTATACCGACTACTTCGGTAGGAAATTCGCCAATTATTTTACAAATGGCTAAAGAAATTATTATTGAACTAAACGTTTCGCATCCGGATGCACTGGAAGGTATTCATGATATCTATATACCAGATGTACAAGGGAAAAGGGAGCCAATCCCATTAACGCATGCAGGGGAGCGAATCGGAACAATCGGCATGCCAATAGATATGACAAAGGTGCGTGGTATCGTGCTATCCGAACAAGCCGATGCGCCTTCTACAATTGTACAACCAGATGAAGAAACTGCTAATATGGCAGAGCATTTACTTAATTTTCTACGCGATGAAGTGAAAGCTGGCCGTTTAACCAAAACGTTAGCACCGCTCCAATCTGGTGTAGGATCGGTAGCAAATGCCGTGTTAAATGGGTTTTTAGAATCTGAATTCGAAGATTTAGAAATCTATTCGGAAGTATTGCAGGATGCGGTATTTGAGTTAATCGACGCAGGCAAAGTGAAATCTGCTTCTGGGACATCCATTACATTGTCAAAAGAACGTGGTGAGCAAGTATATAGTCAACTAGAAAACTATTTAGACTGTTTGATTTTACGACCTCAAGAAATATCGAATCATCCTGAAATTATCCGCCGTTTAGGTTTGATTTCGGTCAACACAGCACTTGAAGTTGATATTTATGGAAATGTAAATTCTACACATGTTTCTGGAACGAAGATGATGAATGGTATAGGAGGTTCAGGCGACTTCGCTCGCAATGCACGTTTAGGTATATTTGTAACGAAGTCCTATGCCAAGGGCGGTACTATTTCAAGTATTGTCCCGATGGTCTCTCATGTAGATCATACCGAGCATGACGTTGACGTTATTGTGACAGAGTTTGGTGTAGCGGATTTACGGGGCTTAGCACCAAAAGAACGTGTACCATTAATCATCAATCATTGTGCACATCCAGATTATCGTCCGCAATTATGGGCGTATTATCATGCTGCAGTAGAGAAGACAGGCAATCATCATACACCTCATTTACTTGAAGAAGCACTTTCATGGCATGTGCAACTTGCGAAAACAAAGACAATGAAAAAATAAAGCGAAAGATGGCTAAGTTTAGTACTTAGTCATTTTTTTCGTTAGCCCATAATATAAATCCACAGAACTTCACATATTTACAGCGAAGTTTTGTGGATTTGTTTTGTTAAGAAGATTTTATTAATAGATGGATAAGATTTAGACTCTCTTTTGAAATAGAAAAACCAGCTTTTTTAAGTCCATTAATCATTAATTGAATGTAAGCTTTCGCTGCAAAATTAATGAATTTATCTTTTCTATATAATAGGACGATTTCACGTTCTAAGGGAGGATTGAATATTGTGCGCTTGCAAATCATATTGGAATAATATTGGTCATAAAGTGTTTCTGAAATAATTGTTGCGCCAACATTTTGTTCAACTAAATTAAAAATGGCTTGAACACTCGCAGTCTCTATTTTTGGGTGGATATGAAGCTTTTCTTTACGCGCTACACGATCAATCAACTTCCTACATTGATTGATTGCTGGAAACAAGATAAGTGGTGTCGTTAATACATCTTGAAAGGCGATTTCTTCAGACTCTATAGGATAATCACGATGTGCTACAAATAGCAGTTCTTCTGTAAACAGTGGAATCATGATAAGCTGCTCTTCTTCATAATCAAAATACTCTTGTTTATAGGAAATAGCAAAATCAATTTTATTGTCTTTAAACTGTTTTAATAAATCATCTGAACTATTAATACATACTTCTAAATCTGGGTAATCACGATGGTAGTCTACTAAATAATTGGACACCAAATTTGTTAATTCACCAGGTAACGTACCAATTACTAATTTACCTGCTTTTAATTGTTTCAAGTCAATGATTTGATTGCTTGTATTATCGATGGCACGAAATATATGAATACATTGCTCATGCAATATTTTACCTGCTTCTGTAATCGCGATTTTTTTCCCTATACGATCAAAAAGTGGAATGCCAAGCTCCATTTCCAGTACTTTAATTTGTTGGCTTAGCGTTGGTTGAGAAATATTTAATTTTTCAGCAGCCTTTGTAAAATGAAGTTCATCACATAGTACTTTAAAGTATTCAAGCTGGCGTATTTCCATAGTTCGTACCTTCTTTATTTTTTTCTAATATTATAACATGCTTCAAATAGAGAATCTTACAATCTAGCGAATGACAACTTGGTTTTGATAATGCCAAAAGGCTTGTAAAGATAGTTATTTTCAGCTTCGAAATCCTACAAATCACGCATCTACAACCATCTTGTGAACCTAAAATTCCAGATTAAACGAGCGAATAGAACGTTTAGTATAAAGTGCTATCGGTTAACC
The genomic region above belongs to Lysinibacillus sp. FSL W8-0992 and contains:
- a CDS encoding LysR family transcriptional regulator gives rise to the protein MEIRQLEYFKVLCDELHFTKAAEKLNISQPTLSQQIKVLEMELGIPLFDRIGKKIAITEAGKILHEQCIHIFRAIDNTSNQIIDLKQLKAGKLVIGTLPGELTNLVSNYLVDYHRDYPDLEVCINSSDDLLKQFKDNKIDFAISYKQEYFDYEEEQLIMIPLFTEELLFVAHRDYPIESEEIAFQDVLTTPLILFPAINQCRKLIDRVARKEKLHIHPKIETASVQAIFNLVEQNVGATIISETLYDQYYSNMICKRTIFNPPLEREIVLLYRKDKFINFAAKAYIQLMINGLKKAGFSISKESLNLIHLLIKSS
- a CDS encoding succinate CoA transferase, with protein sequence MLKLAQKKIRHEALQHKIVSAQEAASWIKDGMLLGMSGFTRAGDAKIVPLALVEKAKTEKFQVDVYTGASLGPEVDQLMAEAGIIRKRAPYQGDPAIRQLINSGEVLYTDAHVSHNAELIRQGIVGPIDYAIIEATAITEDGLLIPTTSVGNSPIILQMAKEIIIELNVSHPDALEGIHDIYIPDVQGKREPIPLTHAGERIGTIGMPIDMTKVRGIVLSEQADAPSTIVQPDEETANMAEHLLNFLRDEVKAGRLTKTLAPLQSGVGSVANAVLNGFLESEFEDLEIYSEVLQDAVFELIDAGKVKSASGTSITLSKERGEQVYSQLENYLDCLILRPQEISNHPEIIRRLGLISVNTALEVDIYGNVNSTHVSGTKMMNGIGGSGDFARNARLGIFVTKSYAKGGTISSIVPMVSHVDHTEHDVDVIVTEFGVADLRGLAPKERVPLIINHCAHPDYRPQLWAYYHAAVEKTGNHHTPHLLEEALSWHVQLAKTKTMKK
- a CDS encoding HD domain-containing protein; amino-acid sequence: MMTNIAGIHIPDSQLALDAQDILKEHGSQLLWNHSNRVYLFGALQGEKAKKKYDGELLYVSALFHDLGLTKHYSSQDKRFEVDGANAARQFLAHYQIDENAIQLVWDAIALHTTIGVAEHKENEVALLYAGVGLDVMGEGYYNLTDEERKAIIKAFPRNQFKKEILPAFFEGFRHKPETTFGNIKSDVCALYIPDYKPKNFCDCVLHSPWTE